One Glycine soja cultivar W05 chromosome 7, ASM419377v2, whole genome shotgun sequence genomic window, ataaaaatatcatatttaaggAAATTTATGAGTTATGACGACTTAataatctcttaattttttaaaattataaaaataaattcttgaGAACCATTTTATATCCCTTTTTTTCTGTTGTTATAATAGATCCACTTACTTAAAGAATtacataattttgatttttttattacacatGGAAATACTCAATAAGAAGAGGATATTTTGTCAagttaaaagattatttttcttattttaaaataattattttttaaataataaagactctcatataatataatgtaacgtaatataatataatataaattgaaaaactttaaataataaaagtttgaaaaaatatatgaaaattatttcactaaaacaatatttctgaaaaaaataacattcatatatacgagattttattttcatttccaaaATCCatgcataaatatttataaccaACAAAACTAATTTTACCTCTTGAAAAATGAAACCGTTCTAATAAATCATCATATCCAAAATTCCTCATTATTATCGCTATTATCACTATCATATTATATCAGATCAAATCAGGCTGGTGCCAAGATTGTTTGAGTTATACATATATTTGATGGATGATGATGATATACACACAATCCACATCACATCACATAACATCACCATCACATACATGATGATACGTTCATCCTCGCCACTCTTCACTCCCCCCACTTTCTTCGATTTCtgaaataccttacaaaacaaaCAGTCCCAGAAACAATCATTAAACTCCCAATTTTGTCTTGTTCTACTCATCACTCATTCTCTAACCTcaatttcaaataaaagtttCATTCTTTTCACTGCTCCAATCTCCCCTCTTTGATCTCACTCCAACCACGAGATGCTCAAAACTTCTGCTTTTCAAGTTTGCCACTTTCGTTCTAATTCTCGAGGTATTTCAGCTCACCGATGAAATTCAACTTCTGGGTATTTCTGCTAATTTAATTACGAGTTGTGGGTCGTTggcaaaaaacattttttttgtgggGTTTGTGTGGACTCTGGCTTTATGTATTTTGAGGATTCTGAGGTTTATGATGTGCCTTGGGGTTTAAATGATTGTCAATTCAAATATTGGGTTGAGGGAAGTTTATGAGGGGGTTTCTTCAATTGAAATGTTGCCTGAACACTAGAAAGGATGttcatgtttgggatttttgttTATTGCGATTTTGAAGAACTGAAGACTGGCCTAGACAGTGCCACTGTTTTGATTTCTACTTGAGTACcggtttgttttgtgttgtgtgtgTCTAGGCCAACTCAATTAAGCCATGCAATTTTATGAAGCTGATGTCCAGACATATGTTTATCTTGCTTAAgagttttgtttgtttgtttgttccaTTAACTCCTAAAATAGGTAAATTGGTGATTCGATGTATTTGTCTTGACAGAAAgcaaagtattttaaatttgttgagAGGGTTGTGATGCTGAATGTTGTTTCCAACCAGTGGAGTAAGGATGAATTCTGCAATGGATGATATGAATTTGATTCAGCAAACCCAGAGACATCACTTGGTTGTGAGGGAGATTGGCGAGGAGATTGATTTAGAAATAGGAGCTGGGGAGGATGACCCGTCATTTGGTAGCACTACTCTGATTGGTGCACCGATGCGGGAATCTTCTGTAGAAGAACATGGTGAGAGCAAGCAGATGGGGATGATTTCTCAGCTTCCTAATGATGCTCAAGATATGTCCAAGACCCAacaagggaaaaggaagaaaaaggttGTTAAAAGATGGAGAGAAGAATGGGCAGACACCTATAAGTGGGCTTATGTTGATGTGAAGGATGGTACACCGAGGATTTTCTGCTCTGTCTGCAGGGAGTACGGTCGGAAGCATAGAAGAAATCCTTATGGGAATGAGGGCAGTCGTAATATGCAGATGAGTGCCCTGGAAGAACACAACAACAGTTTGCTTCACAAAGAGGCTCTTCGTCTTCAAATGGCCTCCAAAGATAAAATTGTGGTCGACAAGCCTGTTTATGTAAAAGGTTGGCCATCTCAGCATGCTATAATAACTTCCATGTAcagataatatttttagttattttgaaaATGTTGATGGTTGTATACTGCGTTTTGTATTAGTTGATTTGAGCCATTTGTTGTGCTCTTCCCCAATTCGTTTTAATTTGTGGTCATAAGTTCATAACAAATATATTGTTTGTTGTGTTGAAAATTCACAAAAGATGCATTTGATCAATTATATAGGATAATAAGGGATATGCTTCAATGCTGCATTCAACATTTCAATTGATCTTTAGTTGTATGAAGTGCACATATTGTGTTATTAGATGAATCTGAATGTAATTGTGATCTATACTACTGCTTTTAGAGTTTAAATTACCACTGATTTGGCAGCATCCTATGGCATACAACCATTTTTATTTGTTCCCTCCACTGGTTTAATGGTTGCTTTGCAAAATTTAGTTTCCGTCCACACTTTCAAATTCTTGCTTTCTGCTTTTGTCCTgaataatatgatattaattCGCCATTTTGTTTAATATTAGAGTATATGACTGTATCTTTATGCTGTAGTTGTATATTGTTGCCAGTATATTGTTAGCTTTAACACACAGCACATGTACCCTCATTCTGTGAGTTAAGAGAAGTAACCAACAGATTAATTTAACTGTTTAGTTAGTTAGCGGCTCAATAATTCTGTTACAATAGTATTCCCTACACTGTTCCCTATATTTTTAGAGCTGCACTCAGATAACAGGGttaattcattttgttttagaaaaaaagtatACCATTTTCAGATTCTTTCTCTCTCaggtttctttccttttctattattttcctTCAGTTTCTGTTCACATATACTTCAACATTTAATGCTATTTTTAAGGTTTCAACGTTCATCTTAAAATGTCAATGATATGGGCTCAAAGAGGCCCGTTATTTCTAAAGTGTATGTGGGAAGGGCCTAAAGGTGCGATGCACCTGATCATAGCCAAAGGGCGGAAATGGGGGGATGGGTGGGGAAAAAAAGTGATAACAAAATAGTGGTATAAGTGGAGAGAGAGGGAAGGAGGGGGTAAGATGGAATTTAGTTGAATTTGGATCCTTTGGAGAGTTTAGGACTCACGAAGTGCCCGAGAGAGTTTCTCTTACTAATTTCTTCCTTGTTTATATGGTACACAGTGCTATATCTCAGGATCTTGTTCTTAATCCCAGATCTGAATACATTAACAATTCAgatacttttagtttttatttttatctgtaCTTGATACCTAACAGTCAAGATTCAGTTATCATTATCAGTGTGATAGAATTTCTATTTTACAATTGACATAATCAATTTCTTGAAACAAGTATATATTTGTTATCTACACACAAAATAGTATGTAGATTTATAAGTCATCATCATTGATCATTCTTATAATTGACATAATCAATTTCTTGAAACAAGTCATCTTCTTTCTTATAACATGCTTATGTTCTTGGGTATTGTCTGACAATTCTATAATTGAAGTTGCCATGTCAAAAACAGCAGGATCAATTCTTGAAGCTACACTAAAAAGGGATCCTCATGAGGTTGAATTCATTCAGGCAGTCCAAGAAGCAGTTCAAGCCCTTGAAAGAGTCATAGCAAAAAATTCTCGGTGTGTTTTATTCAAATGGCtatagttatatatttaattatccaCAGATGACAAAGCCAATGCTTTTGTATTTGATGCTTCTGATTCTCATCAATATTCTCATGTTTCAGTTATATTAACATCATGGAGCGCTTATTGGAACCTGAACGAATGATTGTTTTTCGAGTTTCATGGGTGGATGATAGGGGTGGGACATGTGTGAATCGGGGCTTTAGGGTACAGTTTAACCAGTCAATGGGTCCATGTAGGGGTGGTATTCGTTTTCATCCATCAATGAATTTAAGTGTTGCCAAGTTCCTTGGTTTTGAACAGGTATTATGAGTATTTTTGGTATTCACATATGACATTATTTCTTACAAGTAATGCCTTAACTCTTGCAGAATTTAGCCTATTTTAATGCCATCGCATTTTTTTCCATGACTTTGAAGCCTATAGGTTATTTGTCAACCACAAGAATGCACAACATGTGTAAAAgattttctccctttttttttgggtgGGGGGATCCAAGTTACACCCCTTGATCCCTTACATTTGGGTTGTATGTTACACACTTTTTACATTTCATCCCCATGGTAGGACCcacctttttctttaattttttttaacattgatGTGATGCCACTGTTAGTGCTGTATGGTAGTAGtctgttttgtgtttttaaaatgAGAATAAACACATGAAAAGATGGGAGGATAAGTAAGCAAACATGTGTGCTTGCAGTTGCACATACACGTGTCCATATATTGTTGaagtttgttgataaaaaaaaagatgggaGTGAGCAAATAAGTGCCCGAATGATAATAAAAAGATGGTGAGAGTATTCAATGGAATAAAGAGTTAGGCAGGGTCAATGTTggagtttttttaaatactctCTTAGGGTGGCTTTTGGGATGCTGATATCTTAGATGTCTAAGATCACTTGGTACCAATTATACTAACATAAGATGCATGCGTTTGAGAATGTACGTGTTTTTACACACGTGGGTATGCTGTATTTGTGCAATTGATAAGTAAACCATAAAATTTCATATCTGCCTTATCATAATTCgtggtaaaaactaaaaagttaaaaatgttAAACTCAATACTAAATGCTAACATGACTAGatcttttgtgttctatgcgcTTTATGTAAGGAAATATAATGATTGGGACAGAAAACCTGTATTCACTCAAAATACCAATCATACAATATCTTGAGTTTGGTTGAGTAATGATGTATATATCTAAGCCttcatttgtttatatttgacAAATATACTGAGATTCACATATCAGCCAAAGAATCTGATTCTGAGCTGCATTTCTGCATTGGACCACTTTATAGTTTATTCGACACGTCCTTCTCTGCAGACTTTAAAGAATGCCTTATCACCATACAAATTAGGAGGAGCAGCTGGTGGAAGTGATTTCGATCCAAAAGGAAAAAGTGATAATGAGGTGAATTTTCAACTTATTCAATTTGATCTCTACTTATGTAGTTCTATAATTACTAAATGTTACTTTGATAAGTCGGCAGATTATGCGATTTTGCCAAAGTTTCATGAGCGAAATGTATCGCTACCTGGGGCCTGACAAGGTAAACTGAAAGCATATCTTTTAAGCTTTTCGCATTCAAGGCCCATTTCATGTATTATTCTTGTGATGGATGTCTACTAGGACCTTCCGTCTGAGGAAATGGGTGTTGGTACTCGAGAAATGGGGTATCTTTTTGGACAGTATAGGCGTCTAGCAGGTCATTTTCAGGTAATTCATACATTCTCAAATCCTAACAAACTATTTGGTCGAAATATAAacattttaccttttttcttatatattttcccCTGTATGTTTATACCTCAGATCTGAATTGCTTGATGCACTTTATGTAAAAACATCAATAGAATAAATCCCGATGACCGAGGAAAAATGAATAGATTGAGCAAACTCAGAGATAACTGTGGACCCGAcctaataggaaaaaaaatggttgTTGTTTCTGGTTGTTTTTCTGCCTTTATGTGCTTGAGGATTATTGCTTTACTGTACAGAAATGAATGTTGCATATCTTGCACAATATATCATGTATAGTGCTTCGTGTAGCATATCTAATCAGTTTaggaacacaaaattttgagatACTGATTATGTTGGCATTTGGGGCAGAAAGGACAACTATGTTTTGTTTTCTGGGTATTTTTCATATGTATGCCTTACTTATGCAGGGAAGCTTTACAGGGCCAAGGATATTTTGGTCTGGCTCCAGTCTTCGACCTGAAGCTACTGGCTATGGGCtggtaatttcaatttttaattctcACTCTCTGGATGTATGGTGAGATGTGAAAATATGAGTGATTATGTATGAAATGTGCTCCTGCTCCATGGTAGCcttccattttctttccttttctgtaTGAGATATCCTTTCACAGCAGGTCCTATCAATTTCTTGTGTATATCCttgttcaacaaaaaaaaaagagcaatctCTAAGCATTATTGCCTATGACCTCATATCAGCTAACTCATCATATCAGAACAATAAGCATGTAGCATGCAAGTCCATTCTGGCCAAGAAGATCATCATAAAATGTTCTCTGCATCTATTTTTTctagtaattaaatttttaacaagTTTGTCATGCTTCTGCAGGTTTTCTTTGCCCAGCTCATGCTTGCTGACATGAATAAAGAACTTAAAGGATTAaggtttctattttaatttacactCTTTCTTAAACAGTGTTGCTAATGACTTGTTCATTATTGGTGTACCTTTCTGACCCTCATTTCTTGTTATGATATCCCTTTGAGAAtttaaatcttttcttttcaatttggtAGCTTTCTTTTCTTGAATTCAAAATTCCATTAATATTAGAAACTTGGAAACCCCCATTTTCAATAATATCTTTTGTTaacttattagatttttttaaaagactatcTAGTGTGAAATTTGTTGCATCCTAAATTGATTTCTCACATTCGTGATCCTGGAATACTCttctaatttataatttcttgtaGATGTGCTGTGAGTGGTTCTGGAAAGATTGCAATGCATGTCTTAGAGAAGCTAATTGCTTATGGTGCTCTTCCCATTTCAGTATCAggtaattttggtttttatgCTGTGTGTATTCTTTTATTCTATCTAGAATGAAAACTTGTGCTTTGTACACGAGATTTTTCATATATGGTACTAATTGAATATAAgattctcatatcattttgagTACCGTTGTGTATCCTGGTCCTttcaaagagttttttttttttttaacaaaagcaTCTGACAGATTCTAGAGGATATTTGGTTGATGAGGATGGATTTGACTAcatgaaaatatcatttttgagAGACATCAAAGCTCAACAAAGAAGTTTACGGTTTGTATCATTCCTGTTGTCTGTTTATGCTTTATTCTTGCTATTATGTATAATTTTACTGTCCTTGTTCATAAATTTACAATATGTAGAGACTATTCAAAGACCTATGCTCGGTCCAAATATTATGATGAAGCAAAACCATGGAGTGAAAGGTGTGATGTTGCATTTGCTTGTACTTCACAGAATGAAATTGATCAATCTGATGCCATTAATTTGGTTAATTCAGGTTGTCGTATACTAGTAGAAGGTAGTTGTTCTTGTAGGATGcaatattttggtttttttcctCTTCCTCATATATACTAATGGAAGCtacctttttaatttgaatccCAGGTTCAAACATGCCTTGTACCCCTGAGGCAGTTCAGATTCTTAGGAAAGCTAGTGTTCTCATTGCTCCTGCAATGGCTGCCGGTGCTGGAGGGgtgacattttaattttatttttcctatgtATATTTTATAGTGTATAAATAATCCCACCGTaaccaaaacaacaacaacattagtGATCGTGGTGATGGTGGGGTACAGCCACTTTCAATTCTAATACTGCCATGATGAAAATGCAAATTTTATCCACCTTAATTGATCTTCTCTTCAACTTATGGAAGATTCAATTTTTCAACACCAAACGTTAAACATGACATTTGGTGGATCTATCTTTAATCTTCTGTTCCCATTGCTTGCAGGTTGTGGCTGGAG contains:
- the LOC114417959 gene encoding NADP-specific glutamate dehydrogenase-like isoform X1 — its product is MLFPTSGVRMNSAMDDMNLIQQTQRHHLVVREIGEEIDLEIGAGEDDPSFGSTTLIGAPMRESSVEEHGESKQMGMISQLPNDAQDMSKTQQGKRKKKVVKRWREEWADTYKWAYVDVKDGTPRIFCSVCREYGRKHRRNPYGNEGSRNMQMSALEEHNNSLLHKEALRLQMASKDKIVVDKPVYVKVAMSKTAGSILEATLKRDPHEVEFIQAVQEAVQALERVIAKNSRYINIMERLLEPERMIVFRVSWVDDRGGTCVNRGFRVQFNQSMGPCRGGIRFHPSMNLSVAKFLGFEQTLKNALSPYKLGGAAGGSDFDPKGKSDNEIMRFCQSFMSEMYRYLGPDKDLPSEEMGVGTREMGYLFGQYRRLAGHFQGSFTGPRIFWSGSSLRPEATGYGLVFFAQLMLADMNKELKGLRCAVSGSGKIAMHVLEKLIAYGALPISVSDSRGYLVDEDGFDYMKISFLRDIKAQQRSLRDYSKTYARSKYYDEAKPWSERCDVAFACTSQNEIDQSDAINLVNSGCRILVEGSNMPCTPEAVQILRKASVLIAPAMAAGAGGVVAGELELNHECSLMHWSPEDFESKLQEAMKQTYQRAMKAATDFGYQKESPEALVHGAVISAFLTIAQAMTDQGSI
- the LOC114417959 gene encoding NADP-specific glutamate dehydrogenase-like isoform X5; this translates as MLFPTSGVRMNSAMDDMNLIQQTQRHHLVVREIGEEIDLEIGAGEDDPSFGSTTLIGAPMRESSVEEHGESKQMGMISQLPNDAQDMSKTQQGKRKKKVVKRWREEWADTYKWAYVDVKDGTPRIFCSVCREYGRKHRRNPYGNEGSRNMQMSALEEHNNSLLHKEALRLQMASKDKIVVDKPVYVKVAMSKTAGSILEATLKRDPHEVEFIQAVQEAVQALERVIAKNSRYINIMERLLEPERMIVFRVSWVDDRGGTCVNRGFRVQFNQSMGPCRGGIRFHPSMNLSVAKFLGFEQTLKNALSPYKLGGAAGGSDFDPKGKSDNEIMRFCQSFMSEMYRYLGPDKDLPSEEMGVGTREMGYLFGQYRRLAGHFQVFFAQLMLADMNKELKGLRCAVSGSGKIAMHVLEKLIAYGALPISVSDSRGYLVDEDGFDYMKISFLRDIKAQQRSLRDYSKTYARSKYYDEAKPWSERCDVAFACTSQNEIDQSDAINLVNSGCRILVEGSNMPCTPEAVQILRKASVLIAPAMAAGAGGVVAGELELNHECSLMHWSPEDFESKLQEAMKQTYQRAMKAATDFGYQKESPEALVHGAVISAFLTIAQAMTDQGSI
- the LOC114417959 gene encoding NADP-specific glutamate dehydrogenase-like isoform X2; the encoded protein is MLFPTSGVRMNSAMDDMNLIQQTQRHHLVVREIGEEIDLEIGAGEDDPSFGSTTLIGAPMRESSVEEHGESKQMGMISQLPNDAQDMSKTQQGKRKKKVVKRWREEWADTYKWAYVDVKDGTPRIFCSVCREYGRKHRRNPYGNEGSRNMQMSALEEHNNSLLHKEALRLQMASKDKIVVDKPVYVKAGSILEATLKRDPHEVEFIQAVQEAVQALERVIAKNSRYINIMERLLEPERMIVFRVSWVDDRGGTCVNRGFRVQFNQSMGPCRGGIRFHPSMNLSVAKFLGFEQTLKNALSPYKLGGAAGGSDFDPKGKSDNEIMRFCQSFMSEMYRYLGPDKDLPSEEMGVGTREMGYLFGQYRRLAGHFQGSFTGPRIFWSGSSLRPEATGYGLVFFAQLMLADMNKELKGLRCAVSGSGKIAMHVLEKLIAYGALPISVSDSRGYLVDEDGFDYMKISFLRDIKAQQRSLRDYSKTYARSKYYDEAKPWSERCDVAFACTSQNEIDQSDAINLVNSGCRILVEGSNMPCTPEAVQILRKASVLIAPAMAAGAGGVVAGELELNHECSLMHWSPEDFESKLQEAMKQTYQRAMKAATDFGYQKESPEALVHGAVISAFLTIAQAMTDQGSI
- the LOC114417959 gene encoding NADP-specific glutamate dehydrogenase-like isoform X3: MLFPTSGVRMNSAMDDMNLIQQTQRHHLVVREIGEEIDLEIGAGEDDPSFGSTTLIGAPMRESSVEEHGESKQMGMISQLPNDAQDMSKTQQGKRKKKVVKRWREEWADTYKWAYVDVKDGTPRIFCSVCREYGRKHRRNPYGNEGSRNMQMSALEEHNNSLLHKEALRLQMASKDKIVVDKPVYVKGSILEATLKRDPHEVEFIQAVQEAVQALERVIAKNSRYINIMERLLEPERMIVFRVSWVDDRGGTCVNRGFRVQFNQSMGPCRGGIRFHPSMNLSVAKFLGFEQTLKNALSPYKLGGAAGGSDFDPKGKSDNEIMRFCQSFMSEMYRYLGPDKDLPSEEMGVGTREMGYLFGQYRRLAGHFQGSFTGPRIFWSGSSLRPEATGYGLVFFAQLMLADMNKELKGLRCAVSGSGKIAMHVLEKLIAYGALPISVSDSRGYLVDEDGFDYMKISFLRDIKAQQRSLRDYSKTYARSKYYDEAKPWSERCDVAFACTSQNEIDQSDAINLVNSGCRILVEGSNMPCTPEAVQILRKASVLIAPAMAAGAGGVVAGELELNHECSLMHWSPEDFESKLQEAMKQTYQRAMKAATDFGYQKESPEALVHGAVISAFLTIAQAMTDQGSI
- the LOC114417959 gene encoding NADP-specific glutamate dehydrogenase-like isoform X4: MNSAMDDMNLIQQTQRHHLVVREIGEEIDLEIGAGEDDPSFGSTTLIGAPMRESSVEEHGESKQMGMISQLPNDAQDMSKTQQGKRKKKVVKRWREEWADTYKWAYVDVKDGTPRIFCSVCREYGRKHRRNPYGNEGSRNMQMSALEEHNNSLLHKEALRLQMASKDKIVVDKPVYVKVAMSKTAGSILEATLKRDPHEVEFIQAVQEAVQALERVIAKNSRYINIMERLLEPERMIVFRVSWVDDRGGTCVNRGFRVQFNQSMGPCRGGIRFHPSMNLSVAKFLGFEQTLKNALSPYKLGGAAGGSDFDPKGKSDNEIMRFCQSFMSEMYRYLGPDKDLPSEEMGVGTREMGYLFGQYRRLAGHFQGSFTGPRIFWSGSSLRPEATGYGLVFFAQLMLADMNKELKGLRCAVSGSGKIAMHVLEKLIAYGALPISVSDSRGYLVDEDGFDYMKISFLRDIKAQQRSLRDYSKTYARSKYYDEAKPWSERCDVAFACTSQNEIDQSDAINLVNSGCRILVEGSNMPCTPEAVQILRKASVLIAPAMAAGAGGVVAGELELNHECSLMHWSPEDFESKLQEAMKQTYQRAMKAATDFGYQKESPEALVHGAVISAFLTIAQAMTDQGSI